From the genome of Bosea sp. Tri-49, one region includes:
- a CDS encoding Lrp/AsnC family transcriptional regulator, protein MDRIDRKLLNLLQADASRTNAQLAEEVGLAPSSCLRRIRRLEAAGMVLRTVAILDPAKVGKGLKVIIAVELARHDEPNRRQFLELAARQPAVVQAYGVTGQTDVILMLRVADMDEVTALCELLFDEHSNVTRYYTMVVNKTAKETTAVPL, encoded by the coding sequence ATGGATCGCATCGACAGAAAGCTGCTCAACCTGCTCCAGGCGGACGCCTCGCGCACCAACGCGCAGCTCGCCGAGGAAGTGGGCCTCGCACCGTCGAGCTGCCTGCGGCGGATCAGGCGCCTGGAGGCGGCTGGCATGGTCCTGCGCACCGTGGCGATCCTCGATCCGGCCAAAGTGGGCAAGGGCCTGAAGGTGATCATCGCCGTCGAACTCGCCCGGCATGACGAGCCGAATCGGCGGCAATTCCTCGAATTGGCGGCGCGCCAGCCAGCGGTCGTCCAGGCCTATGGCGTCACCGGCCAGACCGACGTGATCCTGATGTTGCGCGTCGCCGACATGGACGAAGTGACGGCGCTCTGTGAATTGCTGTTCGACGAGCACAGCAACGTGACGCGCTATTACACAATGGTCGTCAACAAGACCGCCAAGGAGACGACGGCGGTTCCGCTTTGA
- a CDS encoding GNAT family N-acetyltransferase, with product MVSVRRLVPAEWPQAFPIVAQLRPALDEAEFLRRVQRQSFSGYELVGAFRDDQLVGVLGMRPVHTLARGGHLHVDDLVVDEKVRSGGIGKALLAFAEADAGSRGLTAVFLDARRQAIPFYERESYAFHTAPSMRKPLGEQG from the coding sequence ATGGTCTCAGTTCGGCGTCTGGTTCCGGCAGAGTGGCCGCAGGCCTTCCCGATCGTCGCGCAGTTGCGGCCGGCACTCGACGAGGCCGAATTCCTGCGGCGCGTGCAGCGGCAATCCTTCTCCGGCTACGAGCTTGTTGGCGCCTTTCGCGACGATCAGCTGGTCGGGGTGCTCGGCATGCGCCCGGTCCATACGCTGGCGCGCGGTGGGCATTTGCATGTCGACGATCTCGTGGTCGATGAGAAGGTTCGCAGCGGCGGCATCGGCAAGGCACTGCTCGCCTTCGCCGAGGCGGACGCGGGTTCGCGCGGCCTCACCGCCGTCTTCCTCGACGCGCGGCGCCAGGCGATCCCCTTCTACGAGCGCGAGAGCTATGCCTTCCACACGGCGCCTTCGATGAGAAAGCCGCTGGGCGAGCAAGGCTGA